In a single window of the Nicotiana tomentosiformis chromosome 8, ASM39032v3, whole genome shotgun sequence genome:
- the LOC104117798 gene encoding photosystem I reaction center subunit V, chloroplastic, producing MASSLFSTPTFQGLRPLNKPTDSCVFLNTKVNSYKPMKKRCNLGVKAELNTSLVISLSTGLSLFLGRFVFFNFQRENVAKQGLPEQNGVSHFEAGDSRAKEYVSLLKSNDPVGFNIVDVLAWGSIGHIVAYYILATSSNGYDPKFFG from the coding sequence ATGGCTTCTTCTTTGTTCTCTACACCAACATTTCAAGGTCTAAGACCTCTCAACAAACCAACTGATTCTTGTGTTTTTCTCAACACTAAGGTCAATTCCTACAAACCCATGAAGAAAAGATGCAATCTTGGTGTTAAAGCCGAGCTCAACACATCTCTTGTTATTAGCTTGAGCACAGGACTATCACTTTTCTTGGGAAgatttgttttcttcaatttccaAAGAGAGAATGTGGCCAAACAAGGGTTGCCTGAGCAAAATGGAGTGAGCCATTTTGAAGCTGGTGATTCCAGAGCTAAAGAATATGTTAGTCTGCTTAAATCTAATGACCCTGTTGGTTTCAACATAGTTGATGTTCTTGCTTGGGGCTCAATTGGTCATATTGTTGCTTACTATATTCTTGCCACTTCTAGCAATGGATATGATCCTAAATTCTTTGGTTGA